From the Lolium rigidum isolate FL_2022 chromosome 2, APGP_CSIRO_Lrig_0.1, whole genome shotgun sequence genome, one window contains:
- the LOC124687856 gene encoding uncharacterized protein LOC124687856 yields the protein MWGDVVSVVRQGLRWRRRRGRRTTARVVDESALDAVVAAEDGGAAPGATVAPSVAGALARALLALACAVRFDGDGVSTEEAWAASAWRPRADEVSHLMVRESMRYAIYA from the coding sequence ATGTGGGGCGACGTGGTGTCGGTGGTCCGGCAGGGcctgcggtggcggcgacggagggggaggaggacgacGGCTCGGGTGGTGGACGAGAGCGCGCtcgacgccgtcgtcgccgcggaGGACGGCGGTGCCGCGCCTGGCGCCACCGTGGCGCCGAGCGTGGCCGGCGCGCTGGCCAGGGCGCTGCTGGCGCTCGCGTGCGCCGTCCGcttcgacggcgacggcgtgtcCACGGAGGAGGCCTGGGCGGCCAGCGCGTGGCGGCCGCGCGCCGACGAGGTCAGCCACCTCATGGTGCGCGAGAGCATGCGCTACGCCATCTACGCGTAG